From Lolium perenne isolate Kyuss_39 chromosome 5, Kyuss_2.0, whole genome shotgun sequence, a single genomic window includes:
- the LOC127300209 gene encoding protein TONNEAU 1b isoform X2: MDDYAREMMELKTLVTRTLEKKGVLAKIRAELRASVFEAIEDEDRVAEENEDGGNPALLGSCNDRAKQLHASPSGRLLTALIGEYLEWAQLSHTMKVYLPECNLPKDFWKNELKDFSNKNGPEGSRSAESGPMLLDVLEGYLKYENLSQTRMAGRRMVNSESDPTLNNDNRNMRRPPSSSSVGGMPPMGRQMPSSQTSDRRGGSSASNTRKEEYNWGYDDDISEEVLRTTSAMENVQLDRKTRNLTTSWRHPGNGAE; this comes from the exons ATGGACGACTACGCGCGGGAGATGATGGAGCTCAAGACGCTCGTCACCCGCACCCTCGAGAAGAAGGGCGTCCTCGCCAAGATTAGG GCTGAGCTGAGAGCAAGTGTGTTTGAGGCCATAGAAGACGAGGATCGTGtggcagaggagaatgaagatgGTGGGAATCCTGCTTTGCTTGGTAGCTGCAATGACCGTGCTAAGCAACTGCATGCTTCACCGTCAG GTAGGTTATTAACAGCACTTATAGGTGAATACTTGGAGTGGGCCCAGCTAAGTCACACCATGAAAGTTTATTTGCCGGAATGTAATCTG CCCAAGGACTTTTGGAAGAATGAACTAAAGGATTTTTCTAACAAAAACGGACCTGAAGGGAGCAGGAGTGCTGAGAGTGGTCCAATGCTTTTAGATGTTCTTGAAGGATATCTTAAATATGAG AATTTGTCTCAAACAAGAATGGCTGGTAGGAGAATGGTCAATTCTGAGTCTGACCCAACATTGAATAATGATAATCGGAACATGAGGAGGCCACCGTCTTCATCTTCAGTCGGGGGCATGCCTCCTATGGGAAG GCAAATGCCATCGTCGCAGACATCAG ACAGAAGAGGGGGTTCTTCCGCTTCCAATACAAGGAAAGAGGAGTACAACTGGGGCTATGACGACGATATCTCGGAAGAAGTGTTGCGTACAACCAGCGCTATGGAGAACGTTCAATTAGACCGGAAAACCCGGAACCTGACAACATCTTGGAG GCATCCAGGCAATGGTGCCGAGTAG
- the LOC127300209 gene encoding protein TONNEAU 1b isoform X1: MDDYAREMMELKTLVTRTLEKKGVLAKIRAELRASVFEAIEDEDRVAEENEDGGNPALLGSCNDRAKQLHASPSGRLLTALIGEYLEWAQLSHTMKVYLPECNLPKDFWKNELKDFSNKNGPEGSRSAESGPMLLDVLEGYLKYENLSQTRMAGRRMVNSESDPTLNNDNRNMRRPPSSSSVGGMPPMGRQMPSSQTSALDIQTEEGVLPLPIQGKRSTTGAMTTISRKKCCVQPALWRTFN; this comes from the exons ATGGACGACTACGCGCGGGAGATGATGGAGCTCAAGACGCTCGTCACCCGCACCCTCGAGAAGAAGGGCGTCCTCGCCAAGATTAGG GCTGAGCTGAGAGCAAGTGTGTTTGAGGCCATAGAAGACGAGGATCGTGtggcagaggagaatgaagatgGTGGGAATCCTGCTTTGCTTGGTAGCTGCAATGACCGTGCTAAGCAACTGCATGCTTCACCGTCAG GTAGGTTATTAACAGCACTTATAGGTGAATACTTGGAGTGGGCCCAGCTAAGTCACACCATGAAAGTTTATTTGCCGGAATGTAATCTG CCCAAGGACTTTTGGAAGAATGAACTAAAGGATTTTTCTAACAAAAACGGACCTGAAGGGAGCAGGAGTGCTGAGAGTGGTCCAATGCTTTTAGATGTTCTTGAAGGATATCTTAAATATGAG AATTTGTCTCAAACAAGAATGGCTGGTAGGAGAATGGTCAATTCTGAGTCTGACCCAACATTGAATAATGATAATCGGAACATGAGGAGGCCACCGTCTTCATCTTCAGTCGGGGGCATGCCTCCTATGGGAAG GCAAATGCCATCGTCGCAGACATCAG CTTTGGACATTCAGACAGAAGAGGGGGTTCTTCCGCTTCCAATACAAGGAAAGAGGAGTACAACTGGGGCTATGACGACGATATCTCGGAAGAAGTGTTGCGTACAACCAGCGCTATGGAGAACGTTCAATTAG